A region from the Nostoc punctiforme PCC 73102 genome encodes:
- a CDS encoding efflux RND transporter periplasmic adaptor subunit, which produces MPNIFTTILLMLLLIGCQGKDPTATETPPIVSLPIVDVQRQDIPVVVNIRGTVSASPNANAKVSPAVAGKLVAVTVVSGQQVTKGQIIARLDNRQNLDQVNQVTAALRSAQAGVAQARTNLELAQKNFARSRRLYNEALNPTQKATDPGIQGARGGVAQAQSNLILAQNNLQRQQQLFKEGITPKKDLIAAQNQIETAQGALVTAQAAVQQVAPDKDVIAAQSQVETAKAQLAAAIAQEKQANASRDQAQTQLSFTDIRSPITGIVANRFLNNSDTTDPNTPVIQVVNLSKVIVNGNINADKKANIRVGQSAKVLSLTGSSYSGVVTAVSPIVDPQSNTWNIQIRVENSGGQLKENQIVTASITTDIHKAAITVPQTALVPDPENPNGRMVYTVKAGKLERKKVQIGIQQSDLLSGDRSASRVEIVSGLMGDKKVVAKGAYGLADGTAIQEVKQ; this is translated from the coding sequence TTGCCAAACATCTTTACTACTATCTTGCTGATGCTGTTGCTAATTGGTTGTCAAGGAAAAGACCCAACAGCCACTGAAACCCCTCCTATAGTATCCTTACCTATTGTTGACGTGCAACGCCAGGATATACCTGTGGTAGTAAACATTCGCGGCACAGTTAGCGCTTCTCCGAATGCAAATGCTAAAGTTAGCCCAGCTGTAGCGGGAAAACTTGTAGCTGTTACCGTAGTAAGTGGTCAACAGGTGACTAAAGGGCAAATAATAGCTCGTCTGGATAATCGTCAGAATCTCGATCAGGTAAACCAAGTAACAGCAGCGTTACGTTCAGCCCAAGCGGGTGTTGCTCAAGCACGCACTAATTTGGAACTTGCACAGAAAAATTTCGCGCGATCGCGCCGTCTCTATAACGAAGCTCTTAATCCGACGCAAAAAGCAACAGATCCCGGTATCCAAGGAGCAAGAGGAGGTGTTGCTCAAGCTCAAAGTAATCTCATTTTGGCTCAAAATAACTTACAACGACAACAACAACTCTTTAAAGAAGGCATAACACCTAAAAAAGACTTGATTGCTGCCCAAAATCAGATCGAAACCGCTCAAGGTGCTCTGGTAACTGCCCAAGCAGCTGTACAACAAGTCGCGCCCGATAAAGATGTGATTGCCGCTCAATCTCAAGTGGAAACGGCCAAAGCTCAACTTGCTGCTGCAATTGCTCAAGAGAAACAGGCTAATGCTTCCCGCGATCAAGCCCAAACTCAACTCAGCTTTACTGATATCCGCAGCCCCATCACTGGAATTGTAGCTAACCGCTTTTTGAATAATAGTGATACCACTGACCCTAATACACCAGTCATTCAGGTCGTGAACTTATCAAAGGTAATAGTCAATGGCAACATCAACGCTGACAAAAAAGCTAATATTCGTGTTGGTCAAAGCGCCAAAGTCCTTAGTTTAACTGGCAGCAGCTATTCCGGTGTTGTCACTGCTGTTAGTCCGATTGTCGATCCCCAAAGTAATACCTGGAATATCCAAATCCGCGTTGAGAATTCTGGCGGACAGTTAAAAGAGAACCAAATTGTTACTGCGTCTATTACTACAGATATTCATAAAGCCGCAATTACAGTGCCCCAAACGGCGTTGGTTCCAGACCCAGAAAATCCAAATGGACGTATGGTTTATACAGTCAAAGCTGGGAAGTTGGAAAGAAAAAAAGTGCAAATTGGCATCCAGCAAAGCGATTTACTCAGCGGCGATCGCTCTGCTTCCCGCGTTGAGATTGTGTCAGGATTAATGGGCGATAAAAAAGTGGTAGCTAAAGGTGCTTATGGTTTGGCAGATGGCACTGCTATACAAGAGGTGAAACAATGA